Proteins found in one Plodia interpunctella isolate USDA-ARS_2022_Savannah chromosome 24, ilPloInte3.2, whole genome shotgun sequence genomic segment:
- the LOC128680301 gene encoding protein D7-like: protein MDDPFISCPYNSTHRVPRSRIQAHLVKCQEKCPALYICPFNATHRGTENEIKEHVKDCPTRLAMFPDQRPPQVTGDLTTPKPYMQADYLPETDPNHEVWDD, encoded by the coding sequence ATGGATGACCCATTTATTTCGTGCCCCTATAACTctacacatagggtacctcGCTCGCGCATTCAAGCTCATCTTGTCAAATGCCAAGAAAAGTGCCCAGCGCTCTACATATGCCCATTCAATGCCACTCATAGGGGTACAGAGAATGAAATTAAGGAGCATGTCAAGGATTGCCCAACTCGGCTAGCAATGTTCCCAGACCAAAGGCCTCCTCAAGTCACTGGTGACTTGACAACTCCAAAGCCTTACATGCAGGCAGATTATTTACCAGAAACAGACCCCAATCATGAGGTTTGGGATGACTAA